In a genomic window of Quercus lobata isolate SW786 chromosome 4, ValleyOak3.0 Primary Assembly, whole genome shotgun sequence:
- the LOC115987830 gene encoding MATH domain and coiled-coil domain-containing protein At3g58270-like, with protein MKSGDSATTNFCDELSITRSKRHLPPTHYMLKIESYSILSKNAEKYESGVFEACGHKWRLSLYPKGNKKMNGSGHISLYLAIVETENLPLGWEIYVDFKLFVFDQIRDKYLTIHDADDGSIKRFHDMKTEWGFTKFLPLDTFNDDSQGYLVNDCCLFGVEVFVHNHSSKLECVSMTKQPANGTLTWKIENFSALDEESYSQEFTVADSQWKILVYPKGDSNKKEAISVYLCSCDCLLSDLKYFAEFKLRIRDQINKNHVEKTAKHWFSKSMKDRGFSQFLLLENLNDALKGFLVNDTLIVEAEIMAVSNIKLFP; from the exons aTGAAGTCTGGCGACTCTGCTACTACCAACTTCTGCGACGAACTCT CAATCACAAGATCAAAAAGACATTTACCTCCAACTCATTACATGCTTAAGATAGAGTCATACTCTATACTGTCCAAGAATGCGGAAAAGTATGAGTCTGGTGTTTTTGAAGCTTGCGGGCACAAATG GAGGTTGTCTCTCTAtccaaaaggaaacaaaaaaatgaatggGAGTGGTCATATCTCCCTTTACTTAGCAATTGTAGAGACAGAAAATCTTCCTCTTGGTTGGGAGATTTATGTCGACTTCAAATTGTTCGTGTTTGATCAGATTCGGGACAAGTACTTGACCATTCATG ATGCTGATGATGGTTCAATTAAAAGATTTCATGACATGAAGACTGAATGGGGCTTTACCAAATTTCTTCCCTTGGATACTTTCAATGATGATTCTCAAGGATACCTTGTCAATGATTGTTGCCTATTTGGTGTAGAGGTTTTTGTTCATAATCATAGTAGCAAACTGGAGTGTGTTTCCATGACAAAACAACCTGCTAATGGTACTTTGACTTGGAAGATTGAAAACTTCTCGGCATTAGATGAAGAATCTTATTCTCAAGAATTCACTGTTGCAGATTCACAATG GAAGATACTGGTTTATCCTAAAGGAGATTCTAATAAAAAGGAAGCGATTTCTGTCTACCTCTGCTCATGTGATTGTCTTCTATCGGATCTCAAATATTTTGCAGAATTCAAATTACGGATAAGGGaccaaatcaacaaaaatcatGTAGAAAAAACGG CTAAACATTGGTTTTCTAAATCAATGAAAGACCGGGGCTTTTCGCAATTTTTGCTTCTAGAGAATCTCAATGATGCATTGAAGGGTTTTCTTGTGAATGACACTTTAATTGTGGAAGCAGAAATTATGGCTGTGTCTAACATTAAGCTGTTCCCATAG